One Ignavibacterium sp. DNA segment encodes these proteins:
- a CDS encoding nucleotidyl transferase AbiEii/AbiGii toxin family protein — MKEKKEIKNVAASVKERLRNISVQYGKEFQSIVSQYVQERFLYRLSQSNYSNNLILKGALLFIAHDISRNPPTRDIDFLGISLSSQIEECIEIIKDIASIKVDDGVEFTTINIKSKKIKEDSDIEGVRVHIPYKMDTIKGYFSIDIGFEDTITNEPYEIEFPVLLDFPSPKILVYSLESVVEEKFEAIVNLNFVTSRMKDFDDFVFITKMNPFNKTILNDAISRTFENRETNIKDSDIIFNENFRKDIQKQKQWQAFLQVNKLDEKISFPEVLIKIQSFIQPIFEYRTKNNWNPDKWKWE; from the coding sequence GTGAAAGAGAAAAAAGAAATAAAAAATGTTGCAGCTTCAGTTAAAGAAAGGTTGAGGAATATTTCGGTTCAATATGGAAAAGAATTTCAAAGTATAGTTAGTCAGTATGTTCAGGAAAGATTTCTCTATCGTCTATCGCAGTCAAACTATTCTAATAATTTAATTTTAAAAGGTGCTTTATTATTTATTGCACACGATATAAGTAGAAATCCTCCGACAAGAGATATAGATTTTCTTGGTATTTCCCTATCGAGCCAAATTGAAGAATGTATTGAGATAATAAAAGATATAGCATCAATAAAAGTTGATGATGGTGTTGAATTTACTACGATAAATATTAAAAGCAAAAAAATAAAAGAAGATTCTGATATTGAGGGAGTTAGAGTTCATATCCCGTATAAGATGGATACAATTAAAGGCTACTTCTCAATTGATATCGGATTTGAAGATACAATAACTAACGAACCTTATGAAATTGAATTTCCTGTTTTGCTGGATTTCCCCTCACCAAAAATACTGGTTTACTCACTCGAATCAGTAGTAGAAGAAAAATTTGAGGCGATAGTAAACCTTAATTTTGTTACGAGTAGAATGAAAGATTTTGATGATTTTGTTTTTATTACGAAGATGAATCCATTCAATAAAACAATACTGAATGATGCTATAAGTAGGACTTTTGAAAATCGGGAAACTAATATTAAAGATAGTGATATAATCTTTAATGAAAATTTTAGAAAGGATATTCAGAAGCAAAAGCAATGGCAAGCTTTTCTACAAGTAAACAAGCTTGATGAAAAAATCAGTTTTCCAGAGGTACTAATCAAAATACAATCATT